Genomic window (Cololabis saira isolate AMF1-May2022 chromosome 10, fColSai1.1, whole genome shotgun sequence):
GGACACACTTTTGATGGTTGCATGTTGGTAACAGAGTACTGTACTGTACAGGTTTTATATCTGATGACACTTTTATAGGTACATAAAATGCCTAGAATAGACAGATATACAACTGTCAATGGATGaatagtcttttttttaatttacattgcgTAGATTCTTTTGTATTGTACAGATAAGGAGTAGATAATTAACTTCTGCTGTGAGTCTTAGAGTAGATTTGGTGGCAGAAAATCAGCATAATGTAATCTATTTTGTGGAGGAAAAAATGGCTTAGTTacattttgtatgttttgaatAATTAGTGCTTTTTTTTGACAAATATCCTTTTCCTCCTGAAATCATAGGGCTTTAAATCATCTACCCAGCTGTACAGCTATGATTTAAGagttatgtaatttcatcacaCACTGAGGCAGTTGCTCGTTTTACGATGTAACAGCTCCTCAAACATGTGAGATGCCAAGTAAACTCCCTCCTATACCAGTGCTTCCCCAGCTTCCCCAGTGGCTATCTGAGTCGGTCCGTGGGCCTTGTGCTGTTTCGTGAACGGGGATGGAGACCTTGCGGCCTCTCACGAGCCCTGTGATAGAAAGCTCCACTATTTTTGTTAGTCTGACACATTACTTTTTTAGTAGCTGCAGAACATAATTTTTTCATTCAAGTAGGCCTACTACTGCATTTCGTGCCAATTCTCTCTCCACTGATGTTACATTATAAATCATTTAGCATGAATAACAGTATAAGGTAAAGGGTTTTCACTTAGGCCTTTTTGGTCTTAGTCTATTACTCAATATATTATTGGAATTGTAATCGCTTCTGCTCAGCAGTCAATAATTACATCCATTATTGTAGCACATTGAATAACGCAACAGGGACAAATCTCTTGACAGCTACTCACAAGGGTTAATGAATAGGGGAAAAATCGAATTTGAAAATTCACAATTGGTAAGAACGGGACACTGACAAGAAGCGTTCAGCGAACTGTGCACATCTGTTTGAAAGAATAGACTACTAGttcatttgttcatttgttCCTTTAATTCCTGATTATTTCGGTCTCTGTACTGCATGTTGAACGGAGTGTTGTGAAATTTACAGAATCTGGAGCTCCAAACAAAGTGACAGGGTTGTGTGTCTGCCTTGATACGCACTCAAATATGTACACGTGGGCGCAGATGCAGTATATCCAGTTTGAACATTGTACATTTAGGTGTGTTTGCATTTGGCCACTACTACGAGGTTGTAATGCTGCTTCCGGATTCACTGTTTAGTAAGTTAGAGCTGATAAGGAAaagtttttcccctttcctgcaTGTCAAAAAGATTCCTATCATATGTGGTTGGTAACACTATCCTGTTATACTTGTCTGGTATGTGATGCATTTCTCTGAGCGCATCTCCTTTTGCTCTGTCAGTTCACAAGTGATGATGAAGGTTCATGCAAGGTTGACAAGTCGTATTGTTGTGTGTATGATATTATTAAGTGAGATCTTAGGCAGTCACCCAACTCAAAATGCAAGTTTTGTTCTGAGTAttgtctttcctttttctcctcagactgCTCTGTGAGCAATGCCGCTAGCGTCCAGCTGTGACTGCCCCCACCTGGACTGCGTGGGGGAGATCACCAAGGATGAACTTATTCAAAAATCCCATGTGAGAGAAACCTCCCTTCTAGATACCGGCCACTTCCCTGCTCATTATTTACCAGTGTTTCTATAATGTTTTAATAACCAATTCAGTTTTGTAAAAGTTGTAATTCACAGCcggatttgtttgtttttcaagggttctcacgagtctttatgtgaaTCTGAACAACTTCATATCTTTTTAGGGCCAGTGCCAAGACTGTAAAGTCAGAGGACCAAATCTTTGGGCGTGTCTAGAGGTAAGATGACGCTCGCCAGCAAAATGTTTATCTGCTTGTGATCAATACTACCTCATAGTTCTCCAAGCCTGTTTTTATAACGTCACGGTGTCCGCTTTTTGCTCGTTTTTCTTTCCAGAATGGCTGTGCATATGTGGGCTGTGGAGAATCTCATGCTGACCACAGCACTGTCCACTCGCAGGTGAGAAATATGAGAGCCTTCCAGCGGGCCCTCTGCAGGGAAAAGTGATTTACGATTTTGTGGAAAAGAGAGATATAGGGTTCCAACTGAAAACAATGAAGCTTTGACCATTTTGTTGAATTGAAAATAGAAACCAAAAGAGGAGGTATCGGTACAGAACTGACAAGGCACAGATGGCTGTCCAGGACAGGAATACCACTTCAGAGTCCCTCGAGCCGTGAACGGGAATGAAACTACCTCCAGTTccgcttttattttgttaacatATTCTTGCCATGATCACAGAGCCTGCACGTGCATCTTTTTAGCTCGTTCAAGCGTCCTATGTGCCTACGTCTCCACATTCAGTTCAGTTTCAGCAGTGGATCATCCATTATTTATTGCTTTTCCTCTGGGAAGTGGGGGAGAATCACTAGCACTGTAACTTCCATGGTAACAATATCTACTCCTCCTTGCTGCTCTGCCGATTACTCAGCTCGTTCTTGTTGTTGACTAAGGCCTTTCCCCAGTAGATTAGGGCCAAATGGGGTTAGGAGTGGagagggattaaaaaaaaatgtttgctctGCCTTGTAGAATCAACATGATTGCGCTATACTtaatttaaaataggtatttttCTTAACTGGTAACCTCTTGAGAAGTGGAGACCTGCATCTAGATGTAAGATGAACACTGTTTATCGATGCCATGATGGAAAGTTGAATATTATTCATGAATTTGATTTGCACCCACGATTTGAGATGTCTGTCTGCAGCACACTCGTTGccttttgtgtgttttcctttCATGGCTTCTTCAAATCTTGTACCGGTGGTGACCATGTTTCATTAGTGTGTAAGCCCTGAGGTGACAAAACGTTTGAGTTTCATTTTCTTCACCATGCAAGCTGCAACCGCCTCATTTCTGATGCTTTGGTCTCTTCGAATCAGACTGTACTGAAAGTAAATACAAGGCCTTATTACTGACATTTAAGATTAAACCTTACTGCAGAATAATTTCAGACATTGACGCTCCTATTCTGGTTTAATAAAACTGATACATATTTAACATTTGGGTCTAATGGCATTTCATAGAAAACAATAAAAGGCGTCTAAAATAAATTTGCTGAGATGATTAGGCAGGTTTCACTACATTGTTCCTTTTTCTCAAGTATTATGGGTTTGTGCGTGTGCCgaggttaatatttattttgctTGTTGCTTCTGTGATAcagtaaataaaacagaaacaatAGCTGGATTGCTAGACTGTGTATCGTGTCTGAGCTTTTTACTATTGCACTCCCTTCATGAATGATTTAGTGTGCATTTTGGGGCTTTGCTCCTTCTGGAGTGTGTCCCCTCTCCCATATCTGCCCTGGCCCACTGTGAAGGCTAATGCAGGCCCGATGAATAATACAGAGTCTGCTGCTCCTCACGTTCAATCTCGTGTCAAGCTACCAGGCTGCTGGAGTTTGTCAGAGCAGCAGTGGGTCAGCTGCCATGTTTCCCCAGCAGCACTCATATACTTTCACACGTAACTTGAGACAAATAACTCAGCCGGAACGTGGTTAAAACTGCTGAGGTTTAATTGACATACCATAAAGGCAGATATGTGCTTAAATTGAGCTTTGCATTCACTTAATTGGTTTATgcatcagtttaaaaaaaaaagtcaatcttAAATAGTttgtctgggttttttttttcagcaaaaACAAATTCAATGTGCTAAATGTCAGATTTCACAGTTTAATCAGCTAATCTTGGTTAAATATGAGTAatgtttcttttaaatgtttgtCTTCATTAACACATCTATCCAGGAGACCAGGCACAACCTCACCGTGAATCTGACCACGCTTCGAGTGTGGTGCTACGCATGTGGAAAGGAGGTTTTCCTGGAGCGTAAACTGGGTCCTCATGCAACGCATGTCAACATCAAACCCCTCCCCTTACTGCAGAACGCCGCACAGGTAAaagcctcccccccccccccccccaaatttCTTCTATAATTATTGCAGAGCTATCAGTTATGGCCTGTGTATTCGAGTCAGGAGGCAGATTTAGCAGTTAAGTCTACAACATTGTTTATATTGCATGCTTAACTGCATAATCACATGAAGATTGACTTCCTGTGATAGTGGAATTAAGTTTCTTTATTTACTACGTAACAGTTATATGATGGTGATTTGTGTATATAATGTGGCTCCAGGACAACAGCAAGGCACCTGGGAGCCCAACCCCTCTGAGAGTGCCCGCTAATGGAATTTGTGAAGATCTGGACAtggagacggaggaggaggatgacctACGTGCCAAGGGTGAGTTTGGACAGATCATGTTTTCAGCTTGTCACAATAGGATTACCGCAAGTAAATAGTTTTTTAGTTGCACACTGCAGCTTAGCCATGTGTCATATGATCATCTGGATATATTGTTCATTGCAGTCCAGTTCTGGAAATGTCATGTCAGTAACGAGTCTGGTTTACTCATAAATATCTGCTACTAGATACACAAAATATCaggaaaataacaaaaaatgattGAAAGAATAAGCAGATTTATATTTACACCAAAAAATGGCTTCTGCTGCCAAGAAAAATATCTTTCATGTCAATAAAGTGGCTCAAGATCAATGATGTGACCTTCTGATGAAGTGTGACAAAATTGAAAATGAACACAGCCAATGCAGGAGTGCTGCAGTCAGCGGTTGGCTTAGTTCAAAGCGAATGTTATGATTGGAATTGAAAAGCCGAGTACAGACCCTGATAAACTGCACAGACATCAGAGGACCAGACATGATGAAAAGCTCACTAATGTGTTGGCTCACCCCAACCTGTGGCTTCTTTTGCATCACACCAATCATCCAAAACAGAATTCCAAATTTAAATGAAACAATCTTATTTGATTTTtccacatttattttttcaatgtcATGTTTTGATTTCATTACCTGGGCGAACCGAGTGGCCTCTGCAGTAGTGCCTGGGGATTAGAGATGAATTGATTATGTATTTGTAATCCATCCCTTAGCACATATCAAGATCCCTAAATCAGATGGAGTAATTTAAACAATGTGTCACACAGTGCTGTGAGATTCACACAGGCCCCACCCTGATGGCATATGTCATGTGAAAGCTCATGTGGTATAGCCCAGGCATCAATAACAGTCACTGCAGTGATTTCGCGCACACCTCCAGAGATGAGCGCATCTTGTAAATTTTATCTCAGTAATTCAACTATAGTCTAGTCCACCCTTGGGTACATTGCAACAGGATTTACTCTTTTTGATTGATGAATTTCTCGTCATGGCAAACGTAGTTCCAGGTCTTGAGGCACAAGAGAGGCAAGAGAAAGTCATAAATATAATCTGTTTTGTAGCATGGAGTACACTGATAATAGCAGCAGACCCACATTGCACCAGGTAGAATCTTTCTTTATATCTTATGGTTTCTTCTGTGAAATTATTTATCTCAGAGAGCAGTGTTTGTTGTAAGAATGTTGAGGCACTTTATATCTGCCTTCAGAATGTACAAAGTACCTGATGAGAAGCTTATTTTGGCTTGTTTGTTGTTCTCTGTCTCTGTCAGGCCTGACAGGGTTGAAGAATATCGGCAACACCTGCTACATGAATGCTGCCCTCCAGGCCCTTTCCAACTGGTGaggacacccccccccccccccaccccaaaaagaataaaaaaaaaaaatcagcctcTTTAACCCACTTTGTACTGACTTTTCCTCTGCATCATGTTACTTTTATCCCACTGACCACAccttttacactttttttttaatagccaTTTGCTGTTTTATTCACTGCCCGCCTGCTTCTTGCAGACATGAGAAATGACCACGCTCTGTTCATTTGGGAGAGTGATGGCTGAGTGAGGTTTGGTGCAGTGCACCATTTGAAACGGCAGAAATGGACTTTTGTAGTTCCCAGTGGGCTCTTCTGTTACAAATCAACACCaactctttttcctctctcacTTTGCCATTGTTCCCCTTCCCCGTTTCTCTTCCAATCTGCCACTCCttcattgattattattatcaatataTAAGAGCCAATCcatgtttgaatgtttggttATCTTTGGTTATTTAAATAACAGCTGTGCAGCAGTGTACAGATCTActttgttaatttatttttgttttgattgaAAATCGAGCCACAGTAAAATCCTCTTCCCCTTTTCTGAAACCATTTACGATggttttgcaattttttttttttacttggcgACAGTTTCTCTGGATATGAGTCAAAATGGGTCAGAATTTGCAATCTAAATCGTATTCCTGAGTcacacagctgcaggaggagggatCTTTTTCTGAAACTTTTCCTTTGAAGTATGTTTGTGTGAGCGCTGGTCTTCTCACACAGTTACTGCCGGTTCATTATTCAGTTTgaagggctttttttttcttgccagaGGAAGGGAACACTCGATGCCTTATTCATTCTGTACTTCATTCTTGTGACTTCCTGTCCATCCTGTATCCGTCAAAGCATATTCTTCCAGCCGTTAATCTGATGTCCTTCGCCTCTCAACTGTGTGAAGTTTACTTGCATGAAATGCTACTTTTGGGAATGTTTTCTATCAAGCTACAAGTCAAATAAGAATGTAATTGAATATATTCAAAAGAAGAATGATGAAAATCATTGTCACTCTTTCAGATGTTTACCAGTTCttactgtctgtctgtctgtctgtctctctgtctaCTAATTGTTAAATACTCAAGGTAAAATGGACATacatatttttataattttcttTGAAATCTTTTTTGTGATTTattattgggtttttttttttggaaggaagatatttcattatttttctgAATCCTTTTTCCAAAGTGTAATatattcatcttttttccctcaCTGCAGCCCGCCCTTGACACAGTTTTTTATTGAATGTGGTGGCCTGGTGAGAACGGACAAAAAGCCTGCCCTTTGCAAAAGCTACCAGAAGTTGGTGTCTGACCTGTGGCATAAAAACAGGTATGCTTTCTCAGTCCTCTTTATCTGTGTGGATATTAACATATTTCACACTATTTCAGCCACATATAGCAGCATAAACTTGATGTCCTCCCCTCTTCCACGTACATGTGTGAGGGCACCTGTGCTCATCTAAAGCAAGCCGTGTTTTCTCACATTGCAGACCTTCCTATGTGGTCCCAACCAACTTGTTCCAGGGGATCAAATCCATAAATCCCATGTTTAGAGGATATTCACAGCAGGTGGGTCATTTGAATAaagatgtgtatatatacatatctatctatctctggATATAGACATACATACAGAGATGTTTGTATCCTTTTTAAGGATTTCTTTCTGAGTATTAAGTAGGGCATTATCATCGGTCCAGCCCCACTATGATATTGTCCCAGAACAAGTGCAGTCTCTTTTATTCCTCCCCTACTTCATATCATTCTACTCTCATTCCTTCACAGAATCACATTAGTTCCAGCTTAAACCACTCAGTCACAAAAAATGCCTTCCAGTTATTAAGTAGAAAATCCTTACTTTCACACTCATCAGTCTGCACTTAAGGCCTAAGGGCTGGTTGCTTGATTTGACTGCATGTGATGCTTGAAAGCAAAGTTTTGTGCATCATAGACATAAAGGGGCTTTAAGAGATGTTAAATTTAAACACTCTTTGCCTTTGGCCAGCATCTGCAAGTCAGCGTTTTAAGCCTGAACCGTGTCATGGTTTGCCAGTGTTTGTTTAACGGGAGTTACACGGAGGAATATTCATTTGTCACAGCACGCTGGGCTGCTCATCTCTGGATTCAGCTTACTATGAATGACATTAACATTCCAGCTCCTGGGAAACAGAGTTAATTTGGCTTGAAGTGGGAGATTGGATTTTGAAGGTTTGTTAAGCTTGATTACACAGTTACAAGCATTTTGTTTCAGATTTGGCTATCCAGAATTGGGTTGAAATGAGGGGTGAAGTAGTTGCTGTATGTAATTTGAGAAAAGATTAGCTGTTGGAAAGCTTAACTGTTGCTGGATGAATGacgttttcatgtttttctttgtcaGGGCCAACTGACTTCTCCCTTAAACTatattgttcaaaataaaacaaaaaatctaATTCCTAAGTGAAAAATCATTGACATTTTTACCAAGGTTTTTTGTTTCTGTCCCAATCGGACATGTAGGACTCCCAGGAGTTTCTGCGCTGTTTAATGGATCAGCTTCACGAAGAGCTGAAGGAGCTAATGGCAGAGCCCTATGACCAGTCCAACAGCATCACCATGGATGACAGCCCCGAGGAGGATAACCACAGTCAGTCAGATGACTTCCAGTCATGTGAGTCCTGTGGCAGCAGCGAGAGGGCCGATAATGAGGGGCAGGGTGGGAATGTGCTGATGGACGACACCAACGAGGCAGAGATGCTGATTCCAGACCAGGATGAGATCCAAGCCAACAGGGAGTGGCAGAAGGAGAAGAACATGATTAATGATCTTTACCGCTCTGGGGTTAATGTTATAATGGGAGGAAGCATTGGAATGGACATCGACAAAGATGTTGACACCACCACTGAGACCAAGCCCATTATCAGCACACAAGGAGCTATCAAGGTCCAAAGAAGGTCATCAGGTGAAGATTCAGAAATCTCcagggtttttgtttgtttgtttctttgtttgtttgtttgtccccccctcccccttttttgaaattgcTTGAATGCTTTACATTTCAATATGTAATATATTTACAacctaaaaaaatgaaaagatgatTTACAACCTAAAATCTGCTCCTCTTTCTTCTAGATTGCTTTCCAGATATCCAAGTGTCCAACAACACAAGACCACAAAGTCCAATCCCCACGGAGGTACACATTCCCAAAATGTCCAGCAGCCCTCCCAAAGCTGCTTCAGGCTGGCCCAGTCTCAACCCTGCGCACAAAAAAGGTACAGAATTTCTTTTGGCAGACGTTACAAGGTGAATTCCCcagtaagctcaaagatggttGCATCCTAACTGAAAAATGAGAAAGTAAGGAATGTAGGAAGTTCACAATCTCTCCTCTTCAGCTCTTGTGTCAGACATCCTTATCTGTAGCTGAATCGACTTTTCATTTCTGCCTTTCCACCCTCATGCAGCTATCACCACATTCTCCCCACCAAAGACCAAACGTCAGAAGAAATACCGTAGTGTCATTTCAGACGTCTTCGATGGAACCATTGTCAGCTCCGTTCAGTGCCTCACCTGTGATCGGGTTAGTGCGGCTCAtgagtttattgtatttttagttttttctcatttgtgttGAGAAATAATCTGTCACACCTCTCTACATCCCCTCTGGGGCTCAAGAATCGATGAAGAATATTTTAATAGCAGGATATGCGGCTCATGTGGTTAAAGATCTTCTGTCTTGTGAAATATTACTGTTTGTGCCGTGAGAATAATATTAAGCTTAAAACATGCCAGTTCCTAACACATCTATGTacagaaatgttaaaatgtgactATAGCTGAAGCTTTACTGTCTCTGCGGTCTCTGCTTCTCAGGTGTCTGTGACCCTGGAAAACTTCCAAGATATCTCGTTGCCCATTCCAGGAAAGGAAGACCTGGCCAAGCTCCACTCATCCTCCCACCAGACGTCCCTGGTAAAAGCTGGCTCCTGTGGAGAAGCGTATGCACCTCAAGGCTGGATATCATTTGTCATGGAGTACATCAAAAGGTGTGTATACAACATAAACTCTACATTTAAATACATCAGATACTAGTGATTAACTGTGTCCTTTTTTGCTTTTCTAGCTGGTTCTGGGGACCGGTGGTTACATTACAAGACTGTCTTGCAGCTTTCTTTGCCAGAGATGAATTGAAAGGCAAGACAGTTTgttgaaaaatatgtttttgttatGCAAAAGTCAAAATTGTTCGTTCAATAACGCTGCCTTTATTGTTTTCTAGGGGACAATATGTACAGCTGTGAAAAATGCAAGAAGTGAGTGATTTTTGTGACTTTTGTTGGTACTGAACTTGACAGTAACTGTTTTGCCTTGACGGGATTTGTGATCTAAATATTTCCCTcgtcctttcttttctttcctcttagATTACGAAATGGCGTCAAATTTTGTAAAATGCAAAATTTGCCAGAGGTACATACAATTTTAGTATTTCCCATCTTGAATAAATCTGCATCTTCATCCAGTTTATTAAGCATTATTAATATTGTAATTATTTCTAAAATGAGAACATTTTACTTGCAGATCCTGTGTATTCACTTGAAGCGCTTCAGACACGAGCTGATGTTCTCCACCAAGATAGGCACCCATGTCTCTTTTCCACTCGAGGGCTTGGACCTGCAGCCCTTCCTGTCCAAAGACGGCTCCACCCAGACCACCAACTATGACCTGCTGTCAGTCATCTGTCACCACGGCACTGCCAGCAGTGAGTGGGCTCAGTCACTCCCCTTTCTATATGAGACTGGGAAGCTGCCATCAGACAAGCACCCTGCATTCATAACCCTGAACATAAAAATGTCATGTACTAGCGAGATTTGAGATTGTCGCTCTCACACTACTCCTCTCGTCTCATCCCAGGTGGCCACTACATAGCGTACTGTAGGAATGATGTGAACAATCTGTGGTATGAATTTGATGACCAAAGTGTGACCGAGGTGTCTGAATCCTGTGTCCAGAATGCTGAAGCCTACGTGCTCTTCTATAAGTAAGCTAACACGTTAGACATAAATGCCTCTACTTTCCACTGTACATCTATGCAAAATAACTTTGCTTTATCGCTGTAATATACCAAAACTCGGTGCATTGCTTTCACAGTCATGAATCTGATTAATGTGTGTTCTGTTTCTGTCACAGAAAGAGCAACGAGGATGCAGTGAAAGAGCGTAGGAGGGTGTCGGGCTTATTCAACATGATGGAGCCCAGCCTTCTGCAGTTCTACGTCTCCCGACAGTGGCTTAACAAGTTCAAGACCTTTGCTGAGCCGGGGCCTATTTCCAATGACGACTTCCTCTGTGTGCACGGAGGTACGTCTGACCATGCCATTTCCTTACAGAATCCCCTGCAGGGTCAAATTGTCCTTCTCCTTGCTTTATGTCCAAATAATATATTGACATTTTTGGTATACAATCTCTTAATGCAGCTTTTGCTTCCATCATTAGTGTGGATTTTGGATTGTTGACAGCATAGTCACCTTCAAAAGAGGGTTTTACTGGTCTTGCtgatgattgtttttttttttttttttcctttttggcagaaaaaaagaaaaagcttgtGTGAAGGAATCTTTTTTTAGTTCTTAAGTCTTTTCAGTAATTTCTGAAAATGATTGAACTGCAGTTTAAATGGGGGTAGATTCAATTGTCGTGAAAGGGGAACGAAAACATATTACAGAATGCAAAATGGGACTTTCAGTCTCTGTCCCGCCATCAGCTCA
Coding sequences:
- the usp33 gene encoding ubiquitin carboxyl-terminal hydrolase 33 isoform X1, producing the protein MPLASSCDCPHLDCVGEITKDELIQKSHGQCQDCKVRGPNLWACLENGCAYVGCGESHADHSTVHSQETRHNLTVNLTTLRVWCYACGKEVFLERKLGPHATHVNIKPLPLLQNAAQDNSKAPGSPTPLRVPANGICEDLDMETEEEDDLRAKGLTGLKNIGNTCYMNAALQALSNCPPLTQFFIECGGLVRTDKKPALCKSYQKLVSDLWHKNRPSYVVPTNLFQGIKSINPMFRGYSQQDSQEFLRCLMDQLHEELKELMAEPYDQSNSITMDDSPEEDNHSQSDDFQSCESCGSSERADNEGQGGNVLMDDTNEAEMLIPDQDEIQANREWQKEKNMINDLYRSGVNVIMGGSIGMDIDKDVDTTTETKPIISTQGAIKVQRRSSDCFPDIQVSNNTRPQSPIPTEVHIPKMSSSPPKAASGWPSLNPAHKKAITTFSPPKTKRQKKYRSVISDVFDGTIVSSVQCLTCDRVSVTLENFQDISLPIPGKEDLAKLHSSSHQTSLVKAGSCGEAYAPQGWISFVMEYIKSWFWGPVVTLQDCLAAFFARDELKGDNMYSCEKCKKLRNGVKFCKMQNLPEILCIHLKRFRHELMFSTKIGTHVSFPLEGLDLQPFLSKDGSTQTTNYDLLSVICHHGTASSGHYIAYCRNDVNNLWYEFDDQSVTEVSESCVQNAEAYVLFYKKSNEDAVKERRRVSGLFNMMEPSLLQFYVSRQWLNKFKTFAEPGPISNDDFLCVHGGVPPSKAAFIDDLVVMLPQNVWDHLYSRYGGGPAVNHLYVCHTCQIEIEKLEKRRKSELDMFVRLNKAFQEEESPVVIYCISMQWFREWEGFVKGKDNDPPGPIDNSKITVNKNGHLILKQGADSGQISEETWNFLHSIYGGGPLVTVRPNISHQEAESSQSEEKIEVETRSV
- the usp33 gene encoding ubiquitin carboxyl-terminal hydrolase 33 isoform X2, which translates into the protein MPLASSCDCPHLDCVGEITKDELIQKSHGQCQDCKVRGPNLWACLENGCAYVGCGESHADHSTVHSQETRHNLTVNLTTLRVWCYACGKEVFLERKLGPHATHVNIKPLPLLQNAAQDNSKAPGSPTPLRVPANGICEDLDMETEEEDDLRAKGLTGLKNIGNTCYMNAALQALSNCPPLTQFFIECGGLVRTDKKPALCKSYQKLVSDLWHKNRPSYVVPTNLFQGIKSINPMFRGYSQQDSQEFLRCLMDQLHEELKELMAEPYDQSNSITMDDSPEEDNHSQSDDFQSYCFPDIQVSNNTRPQSPIPTEVHIPKMSSSPPKAASGWPSLNPAHKKAITTFSPPKTKRQKKYRSVISDVFDGTIVSSVQCLTCDRVSVTLENFQDISLPIPGKEDLAKLHSSSHQTSLVKAGSCGEAYAPQGWISFVMEYIKSWFWGPVVTLQDCLAAFFARDELKGDNMYSCEKCKKLRNGVKFCKMQNLPEILCIHLKRFRHELMFSTKIGTHVSFPLEGLDLQPFLSKDGSTQTTNYDLLSVICHHGTASSGHYIAYCRNDVNNLWYEFDDQSVTEVSESCVQNAEAYVLFYKKSNEDAVKERRRVSGLFNMMEPSLLQFYVSRQWLNKFKTFAEPGPISNDDFLCVHGGVPPSKAAFIDDLVVMLPQNVWDHLYSRYGGGPAVNHLYVCHTCQIEIEKLEKRRKSELDMFVRLNKAFQEEESPVVIYCISMQWFREWEGFVKGKDNDPPGPIDNSKITVNKNGHLILKQGADSGQISEETWNFLHSIYGGGPLVTVRPNISHQEAESSQSEEKIEVETRSV